In Acyrthosiphon pisum isolate AL4f unplaced genomic scaffold, pea_aphid_22Mar2018_4r6ur Scaffold_21591;HRSCAF=24351, whole genome shotgun sequence, a genomic segment contains:
- the LOC100571097 gene encoding uncharacterized protein LOC100571097 gives MVRVYQKEVGNRPYANRRDEVVEEALQKVADGELSILRASKMYNIPYGTLHNRFNGKHGKKPGGQTIFSDEDEKNMIAAVSKCGDWGFPLTLMDLRLIAKTSLDKRGIIVQKFKDNLPGDDWARSLLKRHNTLTQRITTNISRCRAEVSPATINSYFDNLSSVLKDIPADNIFNYDETNLQDDPGKKKFLFKRGTKYPVQVQNHSKSATTIMVCGSASGVLLPPYIIYKSKNLWESWTNEGPKGSPCCESPCCSKGTRYNCTPHGWMDGITFKEWFFNLERHSK, from the exons A tggtTCGTGTGTACCAAAAAGAAGTGGGCAATCGCCCATATGCTAATAGAAGAGATGAAGTTGTGGAAGAAGCTCTTCAAAAAGTTGCTGATGGGGAACTTTCAATTTTAAGAGcgagtaaaatgtataacattccTTATGGCACATTACACAATCGTTTTAATGGAAAACATGGCAAAAAACCTGGAGGACAGACAATATTTAGTGATGaggatgaaaaaaatatgatagcTGCTGTATCAAAATGTGGTGATTGGGGATTCCCTTTAACTTTAATGGATTTGAG ATTAATCGCAAAAACATCACTAGACAAAAGAGGAATAATAGTTCAAAAGTTTAAGGATAACCTTCCAGGTGATGATTGGGCAAGGAGTTTGTTAAAAAGACACAATACACTGACTCAAAGAATCACTACAAACATTTCTCGATGTCGCGCCGAAGTCTCCCCTGctacaataaattcatattttgataatttgtcTTCAGTATTAAAAGATATACCtgctgataatattttcaattatgatGAGACCAACCTCCAGGATGAcccaggtaaaaaaaaatttttattcaagCGTGGTACAAAATATCCAGTACAAGTTCAAAACCACTCTAAAAGTGCCACCACAATAATGGTATGTGGGTCAGCAAGTGGTGTTCTATTACCACCATACATAATTTACAAGTCAAAAAATTTGTGGGAGTCTTGGACAAATGAAGGACCCAAAGGATCTCCATGTTGTGAGAGTCCTTGCTGCTCAAAAGGAACCAGGTATAATTGTACACCACACGGATGGATGGATGGTATCACTTTCAAAGAATGGTTTTTCAATTTAGAGAGGCATAGTAAATGA